One genomic segment of Synechococcales cyanobacterium T60_A2020_003 includes these proteins:
- the gcvT gene encoding glycine cleavage system aminomethyltransferase GcvT, with protein sequence MNHSRSEEPLLDTLITFQTPLYQLHREHQARLIEFGGWEMPVQYTGITQEHQAVRQAVGVFDISHMGKFELLGEDLVKILQRFVPSDLSKLHAGDALYTVLLNDTAGIIDDLIIYHHGMAEGNRERISLIVNAATTEKDKTWLAAHLDLGRIEFRDHSRDYVLVAIQGPQAVATLQAYVPIDLQSVKRYKHAESTIMGAPAFLARTGYTGEDGFEVMLPNGVGQDFWRSLLDSGVEPCGLGARDTLRLEAAMALYGQDIDETTTPLEAGLGWLVHLDRTGDFIGRAVLEQQKQNSVQRRLVGLKMEGRAIARHGYPIMIDGEPVGVVTSGSVSPTLGYPIALAYVPTAYAKPGQEVEVAIRGKTYPATVVKRPFYKSPHW encoded by the coding sequence GAACATCAAGCCCGCCTCATTGAGTTTGGCGGCTGGGAAATGCCAGTTCAGTATACTGGGATCACCCAGGAGCATCAGGCTGTAAGGCAGGCTGTAGGCGTGTTTGACATCTCTCACATGGGTAAGTTTGAGCTCCTCGGTGAAGATTTAGTGAAGATCCTGCAGAGATTTGTGCCGTCTGATTTAAGCAAGCTTCATGCTGGTGACGCACTATACACGGTTTTGCTGAATGACACTGCGGGAATTATTGATGATTTGATCATCTATCACCACGGGATGGCCGAGGGGAATCGGGAGCGCATCTCCTTGATTGTGAATGCAGCCACGACCGAAAAGGATAAAACGTGGCTCGCGGCTCACCTTGATCTAGGCCGAATTGAGTTTCGGGATCATTCTCGCGACTACGTGTTGGTGGCTATCCAGGGGCCGCAGGCTGTGGCTACCCTTCAGGCTTACGTCCCGATCGATTTGCAATCGGTTAAACGCTACAAGCATGCCGAGTCCACCATCATGGGCGCACCTGCTTTTCTGGCCCGTACCGGATACACGGGGGAAGACGGATTTGAAGTGATGCTTCCCAACGGTGTGGGGCAAGACTTTTGGCGATCGCTTCTCGACTCCGGGGTAGAACCCTGTGGATTAGGCGCACGGGATACGCTGCGGTTAGAAGCCGCAATGGCACTCTACGGCCAAGATATTGACGAAACGACGACTCCCCTAGAGGCCGGACTGGGGTGGCTGGTTCACCTGGATCGGACGGGCGATTTTATCGGGCGAGCGGTGCTTGAGCAACAGAAGCAGAATAGCGTGCAGCGGCGGTTAGTTGGACTCAAGATGGAAGGACGGGCGATCGCCCGCCACGGCTATCCCATCATGATCGATGGAGAACCTGTCGGGGTCGTGACGAGTGGTAGCGTATCTCCTACCCTAGGGTATCCCATTGCCCTAGCCTATGTGCCGACCGCCTATGCCAAGCCTGGTCAAGAGGTAGAGGTTGCCATTCGCGGTAAAACCTATCCTGCAACCGTCGTGAAGCGTCCTTTCTATAAAAGTCCACACTGGTAA